The DNA sequence CCCAATCGTCATAGAGTTTGTACAGGTACTTCAGGTATCGGCAGGCGGCCTCGGTGCTCTTGTACACATCGTGCCGCTCATCGATGTAGCTGTCCGCATGCAGGCCGAAGAGCTTGCCTGTGGGCAGCATGAACTGCCACAAGCCCACTGCTCCGGCGCGACTGCGCGCGGCGGGGTTGAGCGCGCTCTCCACCACGGCGAGGTATTTCATCTCCAGCGGAATGCCGTGCCGGTCCAGCGCCTCCTCGAATACGGGGAAGTAGAGTTCGGCAAGGCCCAGCATGCGGCCGCTCATTTCGCGCTTGCGCACCACGTACAGGTCGATGTAGCTCTGTACCACCCGGTTGTAGGTGAGGTCGAAGGGCGTGGCGGCATCGAGCACGGCCAGCCGGTGGCGCATGGTCTCCTCCGGCCAGGAGGGCACCTCGTCCGCAGCGAAGCCATGCCGGTTGTGGTGTGCCGTATCGGTGGTGAAGCGCGCGTATTTGATCCAGGGCAGCATGGCCAGTTCATCCAGGCGGGCCACCACGGGGTCGTCGGGCGGCAGGCGCACGGGGCGCGCATCGGGATCGCCATCATCCTGCGCCCGGAGCAGGGCGCAGGGAAGGACCGCGAGCAGGGCGAAGTATCGAAGAGAGGGCATGTTCCGCATCGGTTGTATCGGCAGAGCCGAAGGTACCCTTAGTACGCGCGGCGGCCTGGCTTGTTGTGGCCGTTCCTCGTCCACGATCGCGTGTGGAAGCACGCCTCAAGCGAACAGGTGGTGCGCGGCGGCGAGCAGCTTCGCCTCCTCAAAGGGCGCCGCCATCAACTGGATGCCGAAGGGCAGCCCGTTGCTGTGCGTTCCGGTGGGCATGCTGACCGCGGGCGTGCCGGTGAGGTTGGCCTGCACGGTGAAGATGTCCTGCAGGTACATGGCCACGGGATCCTTTACCGCGCCTTGGGCGAAAGCGGTGCCAGGGCAGGTGGGGCCCATCAGCAGGTCGTAGGTCTTGCAAGCGGCCAGTGTGCGATCGCGCAGGATGCGGCGAACGCGTTGGGCCTGGGCATAGTAGGCATCGTAGTAGCCGGCGCTGAGCACGAAGGTGCCCAGGAGGATCCGGCGCTTTACCTCGGCTCCGAAGCCTTCGGTGCGGCTGAGCCGGTAGGTCTCGTCCACGCCTTGGGCCCTGGTGCTGCGGTGGCCGTAGTGGATGCCATCGAAGCGGGCCAGGTTGCTGCTCGCTTCGGCCGTGGCCAGGATGTAGTAGGTGGGCACCTGGTGGTCCAGCAGTGGCACTTCCACCGGCTCCACGGTGTGGCCTTCCGCCTTCAGCCGGTCGATCCTGTCCTGCAAGTGCGCCACGACCTCGGGGTCCATGCCGGCCCGCTGGAGCCCTTCGCGGAAGTAGCCGATGCGCAGCTTGCCCGGATGTTCCAAAGTCACCCGCTCCACGGGCCTGCGGCTGGTGGTGCTGTCCTTCGGGTCCCGCCCCGCCATGGTCACGTACAAGGCGGCGGCGGTGGGCACATCACGCGTAAAGGGACCGATCTGGTCGAAGCTGCTGGCGAAGGCGATGAGGCCATGGCGGCTGATCCGGCCATAGGTGGGCTTGAAACCCACGGTGCCGGTGAAGGAGGCGGGCTGTCGGATGGAGCCCCCGGTATCGCTGCCGAGGGCGGCATGAGCGATGCCTGCCGCCACGGCCACGGCCGAACCGCCGCTGCTGCCGCCGGGCACCATGCTCTTATCGAGCGGGTTCAACACCGGGCCGTAGGCGCTGTTCTCGTTGCTGCTGCCCATGGCGAACTCGTCGCAATTGGTTCGGCCGATGATCACCGCGTCGGCGGCGAGCAGGCGTTCCACGGCGGTGGCGCTGTACAGGCTGGTGAAGCCTTCCAGGATGCGCGAGGCTGCGCCGACCCGGTGGCCCTTGTAACAGATGTTGTCTTTCAGCGCGATGACAAGACCCGCCAAGGGCCCTGCGGAACCCGCCCGAACCCGAGCGTCAACCTGGGAGGCCTGTTCCATGGCGCTGCCAGCGAAGAGTTCCAGGAATGCGTTCAATTCTCCGGCCTCGCGGGCTTTGGCAAGCGCCTGTTCCGTGGCGGCCACCACGGTGGCGCCCTGCGCCAGCTTGGCGCGGGCATCGCTCAGGGTGTCGGCCATGGGCTTACTTCCCGTCCTCCTTCTTGGGCTCCCCCTTGGCGTCCTTGCTGGCGTCCTTGAACTCCTTCATGCCCTGGCCCAGCCCGCGCATGAGTTCGGGGATCTTCTTGCCGCCGAAAAGGAGCAGCACCACCAGCACGATGAGGATGATCTGCCAGGGGCCCACCCAGCCGAGCAGGATGGAAAGTGGAAGTGAGGTCATGGCCATGGGGCTTGGGGGTACGGAGGCCAAAGGTAGCGCGGGCTTCCGGTCCCGCGCGCCGAATATCGGCAGGGTTCCCGCTCAGCGGAAGAGCCAATGGGCCGGATCCACCTTCACCAGACCATCCGGGGTCACCTTCCAGATCTCCAGGTGGGCCTTGCTTCCATCGTCATCGGTGAGCACCGTGCCGATCACCTGCTTGGTGTCCACCTTCTGGCCCTTGGTCACGCTCACCTCGCGCAGGTTGCTGTACACACTGCGGTACACACCATGGCCGATGATGACCGCCTTGCCGGCGCCGGGCATCACGATCACGCTGGTGACCTCGCCGCGGAACACGGCCCGCACATTCGCGCCCTTCTCGGTGGTGATGTCCACGCCATTGTTCTCGATGATGATGCCGGGGAGCACCGGGTGGTTCTGTTTGCCGAAGCCACTGGTGATCACGCCCTTTTCCACCGGCCAGGGCAACTTGCCCTTGTTCTTCTCGAAATCGGCATTGAGCTCCTTGGCCTCGGGCGTGAGGCTGATATCCAGTTTGCCGCCGGCTGCGGCACCACTGCCCGGCTTGGGTTTCAGTTCGGCCTCTATGGCCTTGCGGATGGCGTCGTTCAGTTCTTTGCGTTGCTGCTCCTGTCGCCGCTGGGTCTCGCGCAGCCGGCCCTCCTCCTTCTGCAACCCGGTCAGCGCGCTCTGCCGCACGTTGCGGTCGCCTGCGAGCCGTTGTTTCTCGCTTTGCTGCTGCCCCAGCAGACGGTCCTTTTCGGCGCGCTGTTCCTTCAACGAGGCCAGCCGTGCTTCGATGGCCTCGCGGGTCTCATCGATCAGGGCGGCCTGGCGCTTCCGCCCTTCGGCGATCTGGTTCAGATAGCGGCTGCGCCGGAAGGCCTGTTGGAAATCCGCGGCGGCGAAGACGTAGCTGAGGCGGTCGTATGCGCTTCGGTTGCGGTAGGCGAAGAGCAGCATGCGCGCATACTCCTCCTTCAGGGCTTCCAGATCGGCGTTGAGTGAGGCGACCATCTGCTCGTCCTCGGCGATGCGCCCATCGATCCGGCGGAGTTCGCCGTTCATGGTGGAGATGAGTTGTTCACGCGCGCGGATCTGGCTTTCCAGCAGGGCCAGTTGTTCCTGTGTCACGCGTTGTTCCTTGCGTGCCTGTTCGATCAGCGCCGTGGTGGTGCGGATCTGCTTGTCGAGCGCTTCGCGCTTCTTCTCCAGTTCCTTGCGGTTCTGCGGGAACGCCAGCGCTGAGAGCACGCAGAACACAAGCACCAATGCGGGGCGCATCAATGGTTGGAGCGTTCGTCGCACGGTGCGCATGGCTCAGGGCATGGGGGTGAATTTCTCGGGGATCCGGAAGTTCATCTGCAGGGGGCCTGTGGCGCTGATACGCGATAGTTCGAAGGTGCCGCTGGCCTGCCTGCCCGGTTCGCTCAGTGTGATGCGTATGCGTGAGGGCAGAAGGCCCTCCTCCGGACCGCCACGCTCTTCATAACGCACATCGGCGGTCTGGTCGCGCACCAGGTCGGCGATCTGCACGCGGGTCACGCGGAAATCCTCCGGCTCGAACCAGTAGCGCATGACGATCGCCTCCTTCTCCTCGGCCTTGCGCAGGGTGCGCTCCAGGCGGCGTTCGGGCATGCCGGGTTCGCGGACCAGCGTATCCACAGGGGTCACCTCTTCCGCGGCGCGGATGAAGCGGCGCTTTTCACGACTGGTGAGCAGGTATTGCCCGTCCTCGCGATCGCTGCGGTATTTCTCCTCGGGATCGAGTCCGATGGCCTTGCCGAGCAGCGCCTGCT is a window from the Flavobacteriales bacterium genome containing:
- the gatA gene encoding Asp-tRNA(Asn)/Glu-tRNA(Gln) amidotransferase subunit GatA; this encodes MADTLSDARAKLAQGATVVAATEQALAKAREAGELNAFLELFAGSAMEQASQVDARVRAGSAGPLAGLVIALKDNICYKGHRVGAASRILEGFTSLYSATAVERLLAADAVIIGRTNCDEFAMGSSNENSAYGPVLNPLDKSMVPGGSSGGSAVAVAAGIAHAALGSDTGGSIRQPASFTGTVGFKPTYGRISRHGLIAFASSFDQIGPFTRDVPTAAALYVTMAGRDPKDSTTSRRPVERVTLEHPGKLRIGYFREGLQRAGMDPEVVAHLQDRIDRLKAEGHTVEPVEVPLLDHQVPTYYILATAEASSNLARFDGIHYGHRSTRAQGVDETYRLSRTEGFGAEVKRRILLGTFVLSAGYYDAYYAQAQRVRRILRDRTLAACKTYDLLMGPTCPGTAFAQGAVKDPVAMYLQDIFTVQANLTGTPAVSMPTGTHSNGLPFGIQLMAAPFEEAKLLAAAHHLFA
- a CDS encoding twin-arginine translocase TatA/TatE family subunit translates to MTSLPLSILLGWVGPWQIILIVLVVLLLFGGKKIPELMRGLGQGMKEFKDASKDAKGEPKKEDGK
- a CDS encoding peptidoglycan DD-metalloendopeptidase family protein, producing the protein MRPALVLVFCVLSALAFPQNRKELEKKREALDKQIRTTTALIEQARKEQRVTQEQLALLESQIRAREQLISTMNGELRRIDGRIAEDEQMVASLNADLEALKEEYARMLLFAYRNRSAYDRLSYVFAAADFQQAFRRSRYLNQIAEGRKRQAALIDETREAIEARLASLKEQRAEKDRLLGQQQSEKQRLAGDRNVRQSALTGLQKEEGRLRETQRRQEQQRKELNDAIRKAIEAELKPKPGSGAAAGGKLDISLTPEAKELNADFEKNKGKLPWPVEKGVITSGFGKQNHPVLPGIIIENNGVDITTEKGANVRAVFRGEVTSVIVMPGAGKAVIIGHGVYRSVYSNLREVSVTKGQKVDTKQVIGTVLTDDDGSKAHLEIWKVTPDGLVKVDPAHWLFR
- a CDS encoding DUF4292 domain-containing protein codes for the protein MGGRSVLLVALVATAACKSGKPLPIIGGEIPARSAERILERALTHERDTIRYYSARASVSVKLSDSGRSFKAHIRSVEDSAAWISVVPALGIEVARILLTADSLFIMDKLADQYFVGDTAAAATKFGVRPSLALLQQALLGKAIGLDPEEKYRSDREDGQYLLTSREKRRFIRAAEEVTPVDTLVREPGMPERRLERTLRKAEEKEAIVMRYWFEPEDFRVTRVQIADLVRDQTADVRYEERGGPEEGLLPSRIRITLSEPGRQASGTFELSRISATGPLQMNFRIPEKFTPMP